The Candidatus Palauibacter soopunensis region ACCATGTGATCTTCACCATGTCACGGGCATGGATTCGATGGAGCGGAACTGGATGCTCGGCTGGTAGCGCAGTTCATCCGTCTCGAGCGCGAACCGCTCGAAGCGGCGCGCCAGTCCGCCGAACACTTCCTGTCCCTCCATGCGCGCGAGCGCGACGCCGAGGCAGTAGTGGATCCCCGAGCCGAAGGAGAGATGCGGGTTCGGCTGGCGCCCGATATCGAACGTGTCCGGGTCCTCGAACACGGACGGGTCCCGGTTCGCCGCCGCGATGATCCAGCGGATCCGCTCGCCGGGCGACAGCGTCTTCCCGCACAGTTCGGCCTGCTGCGCGACGATGCGCTGGGTCGACTTCACCGGCGGATCGAAGCGGAGACATTCCTCCGTCGCCGTCCGCGCGAAGCGGTCGGGGTCGGCCCTGAGCCTGTCCCACTGCGCCGGATGCTCGATGAAGGCGCGGAGACCGTTGCAGATCAGGTTCATCGTCGTCTCGTGCCCCGCGAACAGCATCAGTCCCACATTCACGAGCACCTGATGGCGGGTGAAGACGCCGTCGCTTTCCCCCCGCGCCAGAGCCGAAATCAGGTCATCGCCGGGATTCTCGATCCGCTCCTCCACGAACGGGCGGGCGTACTCCACGATCCCGCGGATCCCCTCCGTCAGGGGCCGCAGCCGGTCGGGTTCGCCGCGATTCAGGTGGAGGATGCTGTCCGCGAGCCCGCGGAGCGTGTCCATGTCCTCGCGCGGGACGCCCATCATCCGCGCGATGATCCGCACGGGGAGCGGCGCCGCGAGGTCAGTGACGACATTCATCCGGCTCCGGGGCCACAGCTCATCCAGGAGTTCTTCGACCGCCCGGCGCACGAAGGGTCGCCAGCCCTCCATCGCCGTAGGCGTGAAGAAGGAGTGAACCGTCTTCCGCTGCTCGAGGTGTTCGGGCCGGTCCTGCTCCACGAGCTGATCCGCGCGGAACGTCCTGACCTCGTCGAACAGGGGCGCGTCCTCGGGCAGCACCGGCGGATACGGCGCCCCCTCCACGCCCCGGATCACCGCCGAGGAGAAGAGTTCGTGGTGCCGGAGGATCCAGACGACGGGATCGTATCCCGTCACGACCCACAGCCCGAACTTCTCGTTCCAGTGGACGGGATCCCGCTCCCGCAGCCGCGCGAAGGTTGCGTACGGGCGTGCGATCACCTCTTCCGCGAAGAGGTCGTCGAGATCCGCCCCCGAGGCGGCAGCCCCTAACGGACGGCTAGGGGGAGAATCGGTAGACGACGGGCAACCGCTCGACATCGGTGACGCTCGAGTCCGTGTGGTGGTAGATGAGCTGACGTCCGGTGCCGCAGTCGCCGAAGGCGTCGCAGGAGATCGTGCCGATGAGACCCTCGATGCCGGTGGATCCGATCCGAGCGCGCAGCGCGGCGCGGTCGATGTAGAGGCGTCCGCCCTCCTCTACCGCCACGGCGCCGATGGCGTCGAGCAGGAACGTCGTCGCGTCGTAGGCGAGCGCCCAGTAGGGGGTCGAGGGATGCTGGCCGTACTCGGCTTCGTACGCGGCGCTGACGGTCTCGGCGCTCTTCCCGGTGACCGCGTTGACGTTGCCGCGATAATCCGACTGGGGCCCGGCGAAGTAGATCCCTTCGGACTGCGGCTCTGCCAGGAACTCCGAGACGAGGAGGGCCGCACCCGAGATCAGCGTCGCGCCCTCGAGGCCGTCGAACCCACGCGCTTGCGCCGCGAACGGCGAGCCCTCGGGGACGAAGAGCGGGAAGAAGATCCCGTCCGGCCCGGCGGCCGCGAACTCCCCGAGCACGGACGTCATGTCCGTCTGACCCTTCGCGATTCCGGTGGCGGCGGGGACTTCGCCGCCGACCGCACGAAACGCGTCCCCAAAGGCGTTTGTCAGCGCCGTCGTGTAGGGATCCCCGTCGTGCAGCGTGACGATCCGGCGGAGGCCCAGTTGATTGTAGGCGAAGTCCGCCAGGGCCCGGGCCTGGTAGATGTCGTTGTTGGCGACGCGGAAATAGCCGGGGTGGTGGTCCGGGTTCGGGTTGCCCGCCAGGTCCGAGGTCAGCAGCGGCGACGTGGTGCTCGGCGCGATCATCGCGAACCCCGCCTGGCTGATCACCGGCGAGGCGGCCACGGCGGCGGCGGAGCACGATGTCCCGATGACGCCCACGATCTGCGGATCGGCGACGACCTCCCGGGCACGGGCCCGACCGCCGTCGGGAGAACACATCGAGTCCAGCGGGTCGCCGAGGTCGACGCTGCGGCCGCGAACGGTGCCCACGTCGCGGACGGCAAGCTCAACGCCGCGCCTGGCGGCGATCCCGAGTGACGGCGCCCCCGTCATCGACAGCAGGGAACGGATCCGCACCGACTCGCCGCGCAGAAGCGTCACGGTTCCCAGCGGGCCCGGCTCGAAGCTCGAGGGTCCGGTGCTTCCATCACACGAGACCGCGAATACGGCCGCCAGAACCACGATCCAAGTCTGTCGAACGGTGCCCCACCCAGCGTGCATCA contains the following coding sequences:
- a CDS encoding branched-chain amino acid ABC transporter substrate-binding protein, translating into MMHAGWGTVRQTWIVVLAAVFAVSCDGSTGPSSFEPGPLGTVTLLRGESVRIRSLLSMTGAPSLGIAARRGVELAVRDVGTVRGRSVDLGDPLDSMCSPDGGRARAREVVADPQIVGVIGTSCSAAAVAASPVISQAGFAMIAPSTTSPLLTSDLAGNPNPDHHPGYFRVANNDIYQARALADFAYNQLGLRRIVTLHDGDPYTTALTNAFGDAFRAVGGEVPAATGIAKGQTDMTSVLGEFAAAGPDGIFFPLFVPEGSPFAAQARGFDGLEGATLISGAALLVSEFLAEPQSEGIYFAGPQSDYRGNVNAVTGKSAETVSAAYEAEYGQHPSTPYWALAYDATTFLLDAIGAVAVEEGGRLYIDRAALRARIGSTGIEGLIGTISCDAFGDCGTGRQLIYHHTDSSVTDVERLPVVYRFSP
- a CDS encoding cytochrome P450, giving the protein MIARPYATFARLRERDPVHWNEKFGLWVVTGYDPVVWILRHHELFSSAVIRGVEGAPYPPVLPEDAPLFDEVRTFRADQLVEQDRPEHLEQRKTVHSFFTPTAMEGWRPFVRRAVEELLDELWPRSRMNVVTDLAAPLPVRIIARMMGVPREDMDTLRGLADSILHLNRGEPDRLRPLTEGIRGIVEYARPFVEERIENPGDDLISALARGESDGVFTRHQVLVNVGLMLFAGHETTMNLICNGLRAFIEHPAQWDRLRADPDRFARTATEECLRFDPPVKSTQRIVAQQAELCGKTLSPGERIRWIIAAANRDPSVFEDPDTFDIGRQPNPHLSFGSGIHYCLGVALARMEGQEVFGGLARRFERFALETDELRYQPSIQFRSIESMPVTW